Below is a genomic region from Pseudomonas berkeleyensis.
CGCGCACCTCATGCAGGCTGAAAAGCAGGTGCCGGCGCAGTTCGACATAGGCATCGCGCGCGCCGGAGGGCGGCGCATCGAGGTAATGGCCGAGATTCTTCTGCAGATGCTTGGCGTCCTTAACCGCATCCACCAACTGCAGCGCCGCCAGCTGGCAACTGACCCAGAATTGCTGGTGCGCCTCGTCCATGGGCAGCTCCATGCGTCCCATGAAGCTCAGCAGGTCGGCATATACCCCCTTGATATGAAACTGATACAGGTGCTCGGCATCGAAGCCGCCCTGCGTCGGTTTGGCCTGTAGCAGTTGCTCGTCGGCGCGTGCCCGCGCCAGTTGATCCACCGGCAGGTAGAGCGCATGGCAGATCACCTCCAGGCTCAGGCGCCCGAGGTGCCCCAGCTCCTGCACTACGGCCACGGATGCCGACTCCACCGAATCCAGCGCACGCTCATTGAGGTAACGTGCGCGAGTACGCTCCGGCTCGCTGACCGCCGCCGGCGCCAGCTCGGTGATCAGCACCTGCGGTTCGCTGCGCTCGGGCAGCCAGCGGATCAGGTACTGCGCCAGACGCCCCTGCAGGGGCCAGAACAGCATCACGCCCATGGCGTTGAACAGGGTATGGAACATCGCCAGCTGGATCAGGCTGTTCTCACCGAGCCCCAGCGGTTCGGCCAGCGCGTGCACCAGCCAGGTCAGCGGCCCGAGCAGGACGAATGCCAGTACACCGGTGACCACGTTGAACAGGACATGCGCCAGGGCAAGGCGCTGACCGCTGCGGTTGCCGCCCAGCGAGCCGACAAAACCAGTGGTCACGCTGCTGCCGATATTCGAACCGATGGCGATGGCCAGGCTCTGGCTCAATTCCAGCTGACCACCGGCCAGTGCGGCGAGGGTCAGCATCAACGTGGCATGACTGGATTGCAGCACCACGGTGATGCCCATGCCGATCGCGGTGAACAGCAACGCGCCACGCAGTCCACCTTCCTGGTAGCCGGTCATGTCCAGGCCATCGCCGAAGCTGGCGAAGCCTTCCTTGATCTGGTCGATACCCAGGAAGATGAAGGCGATCCCCAGAACGATACGCCCGGCCGCCTTGCTCTTGGCGCCGAAGAAGCCGGCCAGCACGCCGAACACCAGCAACGGCAGTGCCAGCGGACTCAGGCTGAGATTCTGCCCGGCCAGTGCCAGCAACCAGATACCGCTGGTGGCCCCCAGATTGGCGCCGAACAGAATGGCGATACCACCGGCCAGCTGGATCAATCCGGTACTGATGAAGGCGATGGTCAGCAGCGACACCAGCGTGCTGGACTGCAGCAGCAGTGTGCCGCCGACGCCGAACAGCAGGCTCTTGAACGGCGTCGAGGTGCTGCTCCCGAGTATCTGCTCCAGCTTGCTGCCGGCCAGCTGGCGCAGCCCTTCCTCCAGGCATTGCATACCGAACAGGAAGATCGCCAGGCCGGCGCACAGCTGCAGCCAGCCCTGGCTGAACCAGAACGAGGCGACCAGCCCCGATACCACCAGCAACAGCATCACCCAGCGCAGGTACTTCATTACCACCGTTTAATCCTTTTAGCGGTGCGCAGACAAAAACGACCCTGGCTCATCACTGAGCCAGGGTCTGAAGACTATCTGTAACAGCGAACTAACGACTACTGACGATTGTTGTAACCCGTCTGGGTACAGCCCAGGCAACGTACGAAAGCAGCCTTGCCCGGATCGACAACCAGCGCCTTGCCGGTAGCGCCAATACCGCCGCCCGTAGCGGTGAATGGCAGGGAAACCACGAACAGCCCAGCACCGATGACCGTGGCGCCGATCAGCAGAGGACGCGCAATCAGCAGGTCACCGATCATCGCAAAGGCAGGCGGCGCCTCGACCGTATAGAGCGGGTCGCCACTGGCGTTCTGCGGAGCATCTGGATATTGCGCATGAACCGGCAATGCGCAAATGCCGGTGGTCAGCGCCAGGACAGCAGCGGTAGTGCGAAAGGGTTTCATGGTGCGATCCTTCAGCTTGTTCTGGATAAAGTGCCAGTAACTATAACAGCGCATTGGTAATTGTCAGCGTGACGGACATCAATCGCCATGAAAGGCGTATTCCGGCTTTTTCGGCACATAAGGGCGAAAGAACGCCAGCATGGCCGCCAGATCGGCTTTCTCGTCCCCCGTCGGCTGAAAGGTCGGGCCGATCAACACGCGACGGTGCTGGTAGTCCAGCGCCCCGAGCACGATGGGCACCCCAGCGCCCAGCGCGATATGGTAGAAGCCCATTTTCCAGCGCTCGACCTTCTTGCGCGTGCCCTCTGGCGAGAGCACCAGAATGAACTCGTCGTGCTCGCGAAAGGCCTGCACCGCCTGCTCCACGGTATTGCCCTGACGATCACGACGGATCGCAATACCGCCCCAGGCACGCATCAGCCCACCGAACGGCCACTGGAAGATGCTGTGCTTGCCGAACCAGCGGGCATTCAGGCGCAGCACGAACTTCACCGCGATGAAGATCACGAAGTCCCAATTGGACGTGTGGTGAGCGCCGATGGCGACGAACTTGTCGAGCTTGGGCAACTCGCCCTCGATACGCCAGCCCATGAGTTTCAGAACGCTACGCCCCAGCCATTCGGCAGCCGGATTGCGCGGTAAGTAGTTACCGGACATCTAACACCTTCGTTTTTATTGTTATCACGTAGGGCGGGTGCAACCCGCCAAAGGCGCACAGGCGGGTTACACCCGCCCTACACGGAGCCTCAACGCTGGCACTTGGGACAGTAGACACTGGCGCGCTGGCCCAGCTTGACCTCACGCAGCGTGCTGCCACACACCTTGCAGAATTCGCCGCCACGCCCATAGGCAAACAGTTCCTGCTGGAAGTAGCCGGGCTGGCCATCGCCGCCAACGAAGTCGCGCAGCGTGGTACCACCGCGCTCGATGGCATGGGCGAGGATGCGTTTGATTTCCTCGGCCAGGCGCAGGTAACGCGCACGCGAGAGCGAGCCAGCCTCGCGGCGTGGATCGATGCCGGCGGCGAACAAGGCCTCGGTAGCGTAGATATTGCCCACGCCGACCACCACAGCGTTGTCCATGATGAACGGCTTGACCGCCATGCTGCGCCCACGCGACATCTGGAACAGACGCTCACCGTCGAACAGCCCGCCCAGCGGCTCAGGCCCGAGCTTGCTGAGCAATACGTGAGTCAGCGGGTCTTCGCTCCACAGCAGCGCACCGAAACGACGCGGATCGGTGTAACGCAGCGCCAACCCCGACTCCAACTCGATATCCACGTGTTCGTGCTTGGCCGCCGCCAGTCCGCACTCGACCAGGCGCAAACTGCCGGACATGCCCAGGTGGCTGATCAAACTGCCGACCTCGGCCTTGATCAGCAGGTACTTGGCACGCCGCTCGACGCACTCGATCCGTTGGCCGGACAGACGCACGTCCAGATCCTCAGGGATCGGCCAGCGCAAACGGCGCTCGCGCACGATCACGCGGCTGACACGCTGACCTTCGAGGTAAGGCGCGATACCGCGGCGAGTGGTTTCGACTTCAGGTAATTCAGGCATGACGGCACTACTGGTGTGAAACGGCGGGCAACCTTAGCAGGCAGGATAGGACTAACGGTAGATACCCAGCACAACCATCAGTCCGCGCCAAGATCACGGATGCTCTCGCGCAGGTTCTCGAAGTCATATTCGGACAAGCCGACGTAGTCCAGCACCAGAGATTCGATGCTCTCCCACTCATGATCCTCGCTCTGGTTGCCCAGCACCTGATAACTGCGGCAGATATGCTCGGCCATCTTCAGGATGGCCAGAAGGTTCTTCAATTGCGCATCGCGGCCATTGTCATCGCTGAAGATAGCCAAAGCGTTGTGGTGATTGGCGATCGCCTCACACAGGTGCATCGGCAGATTCCACGACTTGGCGGTGAAATAGCCGACCACAGCGTGGTTGGTATTGAGCAGGCGGTTCTCGGTATCGACCACGCGCCGCTCACGGCTGGCGCTGGCGTAGGACTCCTCGAGCACGTCCATGTAGTTGGGGAAGCGCTTGAGCATCAGCGGGATGCCGCAATTGTGGAACAACCCCAACGTGTAGGCCTCGTCCATCGACTCGCAGCCGATGCGCTTGGCCAGCGTCAGGCAGGTCATGGCCACGTCCTGGGCGGTGTCCCAGAAGCGGTTCAGGGTGACGATGGTCTCGTCACTCATTTCCCCGCGGATCGACAAGGCGTTGACCATGTTGATCACCGAGTTGCTGCCCAGCAGGTTGACCGCACGCTGGATCGAGCTGACCTTGTTGACCAGGCCGAAGTACGGCGAATTGACGATCTTCAACAGCGCCCCGGACAGTCCTGGATCCTGGCTGATCAGGCGCGAGATAGCCTTGAGATCGGGATTGGGCATGACCTGCTCGAACTGCAGATCGACCATGATCTGCGGCTGCGGCGGCACACTGATGCCCTGCAGAAACTTCTGGATCTGCTCGGCGGAAAGTTCTTTGTCCATGGGCGCGGAAGGGAAAGGTGATAGAGCGCACAGTCTACCCTGCGCGCGATGGGTTTTGCCCACCCCTGCGACGGGAAATCTGCATGTAATGAATCATTCGAGCAGACCGATGGCGAGGCACTTTCCATCGCCTCGCAAGCAGCCACCGAGCAGCTCGTTTAGAATGCGCGTTTTTGCCCGACGGAGCCCACCATGTCCCTGCCCAGCCTGCGCCTGAAAGCCAATGCCGACCGACGCCTGCGCGCCGGCCACCTGTGGGTGTACAGCAACGAAATCGACGTTGCCGCCACACCGCTGCACAGCTTCGAGGCTGGCGACCAGGCGATCCTCGAAGCCGCCGGTGGCAAGCCGCTGGGTATCGTCGCCATGAGCCCGAACAACCTGATCTGCGCCCGCTTGCTGTCGCGCGACGTCAAGCACGTGCTGGACAAGTCGCTGCTGGTGCATCGCCTCAACGTCGCCCTGAGCCTGCGCGAGCGGCTGTTCGACCAGCCCTGCTACCGCCTGGTGTACGGCGATTCCGACCTGCTGCCGGGCCTGGTGATCGACCGTTTCTTCGATATTTTGGTCGTGCAATTGGCCTCGGCGACCATGGAGCGTCACAAGGACGACGTGCTGGCCGCGCTGATCCAGGTGCTCAAGCCCAGCGGCATCCTGCTCAAGAACGACTCCGCAGCCCGCGACGCCGAGGGGCTGGAGCGCTACGTCGATACCGCCTTCGGTGTGGTACCGGAGTGGGTGGCGCTGGAAGAGAACGGCGTGAAGTTCGAAGCCCCGGTGATCGAAGGCCAGAAGACCGGCTGGTTCTATGACCACCGCATGAACCGCGCGCGCCTGGCGCCCTACGTCAAAGGCAAGCGCGTGCTCGACCTGTTCAGCTACATCGGCGGCTGGGGCGTACAGGCCGCGGCGTTCGGCGCCAGCGAAGTGTTCTGCGTGGATGCCTCGGCCTTCGCCCTTGACGGCGTGGAGCGCAATGCCACGCTCAACGGCTTCGCCGAGAAAGTCACCTGCGTGGAAGGCGACGTGTTCGCCGCCCTGCGCGAACTGAAATC
It encodes:
- a CDS encoding Na/Pi cotransporter family protein, encoding MKYLRWVMLLLVVSGLVASFWFSQGWLQLCAGLAIFLFGMQCLEEGLRQLAGSKLEQILGSSTSTPFKSLLFGVGGTLLLQSSTLVSLLTIAFISTGLIQLAGGIAILFGANLGATSGIWLLALAGQNLSLSPLALPLLVFGVLAGFFGAKSKAAGRIVLGIAFIFLGIDQIKEGFASFGDGLDMTGYQEGGLRGALLFTAIGMGITVVLQSSHATLMLTLAALAGGQLELSQSLAIAIGSNIGSSVTTGFVGSLGGNRSGQRLALAHVLFNVVTGVLAFVLLGPLTWLVHALAEPLGLGENSLIQLAMFHTLFNAMGVMLFWPLQGRLAQYLIRWLPERSEPQVLITELAPAAVSEPERTRARYLNERALDSVESASVAVVQELGHLGRLSLEVICHALYLPVDQLARARADEQLLQAKPTQGGFDAEHLYQFHIKGVYADLLSFMGRMELPMDEAHQQFWVSCQLAALQLVDAVKDAKHLQKNLGHYLDAPPSGARDAYVELRRHLLFSLHEVRELARADLPEEAWQSRLRWLDEQAANFDAQFRQRLFAEVRNGRLDGLQTSSLMNDLGYVSRIFQSLRNVLMLGDEQALFRELRRLGDEQESLIQLS
- a CDS encoding multidrug transporter, which translates into the protein MKPFRTTAAVLALTTGICALPVHAQYPDAPQNASGDPLYTVEAPPAFAMIGDLLIARPLLIGATVIGAGLFVVSLPFTATGGGIGATGKALVVDPGKAAFVRCLGCTQTGYNNRQ
- a CDS encoding HDOD domain-containing protein, whose amino-acid sequence is MPPQPQIMVDLQFEQVMPNPDLKAISRLISQDPGLSGALLKIVNSPYFGLVNKVSSIQRAVNLLGSNSVINMVNALSIRGEMSDETIVTLNRFWDTAQDVAMTCLTLAKRIGCESMDEAYTLGLFHNCGIPLMLKRFPNYMDVLEESYASASRERRVVDTENRLLNTNHAVVGYFTAKSWNLPMHLCEAIANHHNALAIFSDDNGRDAQLKNLLAILKMAEHICRSYQVLGNQSEDHEWESIESLVLDYVGLSEYDFENLRESIRDLGAD
- a CDS encoding lysophospholipid acyltransferase family protein — its product is MSGNYLPRNPAAEWLGRSVLKLMGWRIEGELPKLDKFVAIGAHHTSNWDFVIFIAVKFVLRLNARWFGKHSIFQWPFGGLMRAWGGIAIRRDRQGNTVEQAVQAFREHDEFILVLSPEGTRKKVERWKMGFYHIALGAGVPIVLGALDYQHRRVLIGPTFQPTGDEKADLAAMLAFFRPYVPKKPEYAFHGD
- the mutM gene encoding bifunctional DNA-formamidopyrimidine glycosylase/DNA-(apurinic or apyrimidinic site) lyase; this encodes MPELPEVETTRRGIAPYLEGQRVSRVIVRERRLRWPIPEDLDVRLSGQRIECVERRAKYLLIKAEVGSLISHLGMSGSLRLVECGLAAAKHEHVDIELESGLALRYTDPRRFGALLWSEDPLTHVLLSKLGPEPLGGLFDGERLFQMSRGRSMAVKPFIMDNAVVVGVGNIYATEALFAAGIDPRREAGSLSRARYLRLAEEIKRILAHAIERGGTTLRDFVGGDGQPGYFQQELFAYGRGGEFCKVCGSTLREVKLGQRASVYCPKCQR
- a CDS encoding class I SAM-dependent rRNA methyltransferase, whose amino-acid sequence is MSLPSLRLKANADRRLRAGHLWVYSNEIDVAATPLHSFEAGDQAILEAAGGKPLGIVAMSPNNLICARLLSRDVKHVLDKSLLVHRLNVALSLRERLFDQPCYRLVYGDSDLLPGLVIDRFFDILVVQLASATMERHKDDVLAALIQVLKPSGILLKNDSAARDAEGLERYVDTAFGVVPEWVALEENGVKFEAPVIEGQKTGWFYDHRMNRARLAPYVKGKRVLDLFSYIGGWGVQAAAFGASEVFCVDASAFALDGVERNATLNGFAEKVTCVEGDVFAALRELKSAEERFDVVIADPPAFIKRKKDIKNGEAAYRRLNETAMRLLNKDGILVSASCSMHLEEDNLQNILLTSARHLDRNIQLLERGAQGPDHPVHPAINETRYIKSLTVRLLPNS